A part of Homalodisca vitripennis isolate AUS2020 unplaced genomic scaffold, UT_GWSS_2.1 ScUCBcl_154;HRSCAF=1419, whole genome shotgun sequence genomic DNA contains:
- the LOC124370396 gene encoding uncharacterized protein LOC124370396, which translates to MVHHFVDMGVVNAWLVYCCDCSQKNYPKKEIKDLLEFRSDVAAALCVQGKQQARKRGRPSLEDQEEAAYKEKKKKGPAKAPPEVNVRKDGLGHCPVKPQFDCRCANKCLKNLGEEDCLDVFQRFYDIPSKNEQDLYIQGLIDAVDVQQRRPREDVVNRGKKNASFSYHLMVGVTRKEVCFKAFLSVFSISEKRVRRIRNLKLLGKTPEDKRGKGVSHALPVEIYHLVHEHIQSFQQRKDLTQRNTLLWQKNTTCLQT; encoded by the exons ATGGTGCATCACTTTGTGGACATGGGCGTTGTCAATGCCTGGCTTGTGTACTGCTGTGATTGTTCACAAAAAAACTACccgaaaaaagaaataaaagaccTGCTGGAATTTAGGTCCGATGTTGCTGCAGCTCTCTGCGTCCAGGGAAAGCAGCAAGCACGGAAAAGGGGAAGGCCTTCCCTTGAAGACCAAGAGGAAGCTGcatataaagaaaaaaagaagaaggGTCCAGCCAAAGCTCCGCCTGAGGTCAACGTCAGGAAAGATGGTTTAGGCCATTGCCCTGTT AAACCACAATTTGATTGCAG ATGTgccaacaaatgtttaaaaaacctcGGTGAGGAAGACTGTCTTGATGTATTCCAAAGATTTTATGACATTCCTTCCAAAAATGAGCAAGACTTGTATATCCAAGGATTAATTGACGCTGTAGATGTGCAACAAAGACGGCCTAGAGAAGACGTCGTGAACAGAGGAAAGAAAAATGCTTCATTTTCTTATCATCTTATGGTAGGAGTTACACGGAAAGAGGTatgtttcaaagcttttttatcCGTGTTCTCCATTAGTGAGAAACGAGTTAGGAGGATTAGAAATCTAAAACTTCTAGGCAAAACTCCTGAGGACAAAAGAGGTAAAGGTGTCAGCCATGCTTTACCTGTCGAAATCTATCATTTAGTGCATGAGCACATACAATCTTTTCAACAAAGAAAAGATCTCACTCAAAGAAACACATTATTGTGGCAAAAAAATACTACTTGTCTGCAGacctga